Genomic window (Paenibacillus sp. PK3_47):
AATTCCGCACTTGGATGCGTCCTTCTACGGCTGCCAGACGTCCTTTGCGCAAGTAATTGGCACAGGTCTCAGCCAGCTGTCTCCAGGTTACTACCGGGATAAAGTCCGCTTCGCGTTCACCGTTCTGGCCCGTAAAGTTACGGTCTACGGCAAGCGTAAACTGTGTTACGGCGACACCAGCGGGAGTATAACGAAGTTCCGGGTCACGGGTCAACCGACCGATCAGAATGATACGGTTCAACAAATCTAGTCCCCTCCTTTACAGCGATTCACTACAAAGCTTGTCAAGATCTTAGGCAACGTCGTTCGTAATGAGATAACGAATAACTTCGTCGGAAATCTTCATGATACGCTCAAGCTCAGTAACTACTGCAGGTTCAGCAGTAAAGTTAACCAATACAAAAACGCCATCACGGAATTTCTTGATCTCATACGCAAGACGGCGTTTACCTTGCACATCGTGCTTTGTAATTTCTCCGCCGTTGGAGATGATGCCTTGGAATTTTTCGACTGCTGCTTGAACGGCTTCTTGTTCAATGTCAGGACGAATAATGTACATGACTTCATATTTGCGCATAATTTTCACCTCCTTATGGTCTGCGGCCCCTGATCATTGCCAGGAGCAAGGAACGAGCACAAACATAGACTCGCACCAAATTAGTTTACCAAATTGTGAATCTGATTGCAAGTCAAAATAATATCCGCTGATTATTGGGAGCTAATGGGCTACATGAACCCCCCCCGCCTGGCACACAATATAACCGCATTACTACATCATCTGAGGAGGGATTTACATGGGTGAGCAGACTGAGTATGAAAAAGGCGATAAGGCGCCTAACCCCGGAGTCTATACAGAAGTAGGGGAAGCCCGCAGCTTCCATACCCAAATCAATAATCCGAAACGGATTACGATGGAAAAGGGCGATACCTTTCCGGAGACGACGAACAAAAACCGCAAGTGGAAAAAGGTTGAAAAAGCACGGGTCCATTAATTTTTATAACACATGTATAGGGCAGCACATTCCGGACCATAATAATATCAGGCAGTACAAAAGAGAGGTGTGGTTCCGTTGGACTTCGTAGTCGAACAAATCACTGGGATTTCCGAATCGGCAACTATCGTAACACGGGAAGTGTAAGGCTGTACCCTTAAAAAAGGTTATCAGCTTCAGCAAAGCCCAATCACTTTAGACGCTTTAGACAAAGATCTTCCGAACATCATTGATGTACTGCCTCTGGAGAGGGACCGCAAGGTCCCTCTTTTTGCATGTCTTGCTTCATGTAATTATGCTGAAAACAAAAAAGCCTCCGCATCTTAAGCGAAGGCTTGAATTAACGAATTATAAAATGCTGTAGTGGCGGAGAGGGTGGGATTCGAACCCACGCACGCTGTGACACGCCTAACTGATTTCGAGTCAGCCCCCTTGGGCCTCTTGGGTACCTCTCCACAGCATGATTTATCATATCATGATTTATTTACTTTGGCAAGCTTAATTATTCAGCTCTGGCTGCTGCGTGGATCTCAGCACTTTTTTCATGTTCTTTTCGAACTTTGCGCGGGGAATCAGGACACTATGCTGACAGCCCGTACATTTAATCCGGATATCCATGCCCATACGGATAATCTCCATCTCATTGGTGCCGCACGGATGCGGTTTTTTCATCAGCACAATATCCCCCAGCTGAAAAACCTTACGTTCCATCAGTTTTCCCCCTCTTCTCCCTTTTCCTCTCTGGTAACGGCGATCTGCCGTCTGGGACTGGGTTCAGCCCGGCCCTGTGTATGCTGATCTTCTGCCCCCTCTTCTGCCTCCTGCGCCAGTCTCGCCTTCTCCGCAGCCTCAGCTTCCTGTGCAGCCTGTTCACGCGCTTTCTGCTCAGCCTCAGCCGCCTCCAGCTTGGCCTGATGCTCCAGCGCCTGCTTGATATCAGCCTGAATTTGCCGTTCTGCAATATCTCTGGCATTAGGCTGGCAATTCGCGGCTACCCGGATGACATACTCGGAAGTGCTCATGGACTGGATTCCAAGAATATTGGGGTAAGCAAGCACACTTTCATTACGCTCTTCAATGCCTTTCAATGCCTGGCCAATCAGCGCAAGCGTTGCTTCAAGGCCCCGCTCCATCTTTACAGGAACATCCACAACCGCCAGGGCATTAGCCAGTGAATAATTGGTTACATTGATGATTGTACCGTTAGGAATGATATGGACCTCACCGGTAGTACTCAGCAGACGGGTTGTCCGCAGCCCGATCATTTCCACCGTTCCTTTAAACGTCCCTGTCTGAATCACATCACCCACCGCGAACTGATCCTCAAAAATAATAAAGAAGCCTGTAATAACATCCTTGACCAAACTTTGGGCCCCGAAACCAATGGCAAGGCCAATAACCCCTGCACCTGCAATCAGCGGTCCCAGGTCAAAGTTGAATTCCGCGAGAATAAGCATGATCATAACGAAATTACATATAACGGTCACCACATTCTTCAGCAAACCGCCAACCGTTGAGAATCTGCGGCTGTGGGCAAGCGATCTTCCCCCGGTTTCCCGTTCCATAGAACGGTCGATGACACTATAGACAAGTTTAATGATTATCCGGGTGACAAGGAAGATCACAAGAATTCGCAGACCCGAAAACAGTACATTCGCCCACATATCCGCATTGCTCGCCCAGTTCCATAACCTGTCCTTGAACCGGACCACTTCCTGCACAGCTTCATCTGTAGCTGCTGATGCCAAAATCCACTCCTTCATATGGCCCCTCCTAATCTTCAATCATAGTATATCCGCTGCCATCCTTCAGCTTGCCGAATATGCCGCGGATTTCCACATTTTGTTCCCTCACAATCTCCCGCACCTCTTCGAGTGCCTGCTGACCGAACTGGATTGACATCGCACAGCCGGCTGTTATTTCCTTGGGTGTGGGGAAAATATCAATCTCGATCTCGGCATATTCCAGCAGCATTTCGGCCCGCAGTGCCTGCTGGGTGGAATCAAACGCAATCAGAAGCTCTTCCTCCATATTACGACTCCCTCTGGGCTTATTGTCCTATCTCTTGCCCGTGTAGTATAAAAAGTCTCTTTCATCCATATACTAGGATCATTAGCTCAGTTGCCAGAGTGAAAGAAAGAGTAATACTGATGCGTACCCTATACGTTCTGTCCAGAAAGGAAGATGGTATGAATTTCTCTTCTAAAGCTGCGCCGCTGCAAGAACTGTCCTGTCTGAAAATATCGCATACCGATCCTGATATCTATTCTGCTATTACACACCGTCTGCTGTTCCACTTCTCACGGACCCGCCCGGACACCCCGATTGTGATTGTCTGTGTAGGCACTGACCGCTCTACCGGAGATTCCCTGGGGCCGCTTGTCGGCACTTCCTTAGCCCGCTTTCACAGCCCCCTGTTCCATTTGT
Coding sequences:
- the rpsF gene encoding 30S ribosomal protein S6, with the protein product MRKYEVMYIIRPDIEQEAVQAAVEKFQGIISNGGEITKHDVQGKRRLAYEIKKFRDGVFVLVNFTAEPAVVTELERIMKISDEVIRYLITNDVA
- a CDS encoding DUF3343 domain-containing protein, with the protein product MEEELLIAFDSTQQALRAEMLLEYAEIEIDIFPTPKEITAGCAMSIQFGQQALEEVREIVREQNVEIRGIFGKLKDGSGYTMIED
- a CDS encoding mechanosensitive ion channel family protein gives rise to the protein MKEWILASAATDEAVQEVVRFKDRLWNWASNADMWANVLFSGLRILVIFLVTRIIIKLVYSVIDRSMERETGGRSLAHSRRFSTVGGLLKNVVTVICNFVMIMLILAEFNFDLGPLIAGAGVIGLAIGFGAQSLVKDVITGFFIIFEDQFAVGDVIQTGTFKGTVEMIGLRTTRLLSTTGEVHIIPNGTIINVTNYSLANALAVVDVPVKMERGLEATLALIGQALKGIEERNESVLAYPNILGIQSMSTSEYVIRVAANCQPNARDIAERQIQADIKQALEHQAKLEAAEAEQKAREQAAQEAEAAEKARLAQEAEEGAEDQHTQGRAEPSPRRQIAVTREEKGEEGEN
- a CDS encoding YjzC family protein; amino-acid sequence: MGEQTEYEKGDKAPNPGVYTEVGEARSFHTQINNPKRITMEKGDTFPETTNKNRKWKKVEKARVH
- a CDS encoding DUF951 domain-containing protein; translated protein: MERKVFQLGDIVLMKKPHPCGTNEMEIIRMGMDIRIKCTGCQHSVLIPRAKFEKNMKKVLRSTQQPELNN